A DNA window from Coffea arabica cultivar ET-39 chromosome 6c, Coffea Arabica ET-39 HiFi, whole genome shotgun sequence contains the following coding sequences:
- the LOC113691365 gene encoding B3 domain-containing transcription repressor VAL2-like isoform X1, with protein sequence MDSKVCMNQQCTSSSSSSSIDLKRGWPLRSGGFATLCHHCGIAYEQLVFCDKFHSNDSGWRECTTCGKRLHCGCVASSSWLELLDSGGVNCISCSESHGICSTLTGEKNKDCRVFSADDGGGKQFTTVGSQSNVGITDKMKLVQFGDDAGSSDQSQLFLSQTDDRIESLGQRKMKENFLTSGEFGSPFLSVLNQTSVEAAQNAQLNEYKEYMPIKDTHGSSVQTNLTISPPATSGDKNFLPAVVAEERPLNKKSSSFSQGSRSRHLLPKPVKSIMAAGLEANVSSLTQLRVARPPVEGRIKNQLLPRYWPRITDQELRQISGDSNSTVVPLFEKVLSASDAGRIGRLVLPKACAEAYFPPISQPEGLPLRIQDVQGKEWVFQFRFWPNNNSRMYVLEGVTPCIQSMQLQAGDTVTFSRMDPEGKLLMGFRKASLMQTCSDFPSQDNKHLSSIPKGSFSSEPFFLPGADNLHSANSQSALLDSVKGSGVFPLSALSKHFSAVEFGWHIAEMNGEKTLDGIFPSPMLVPERKRSRNIGSKSKRLLIDSQDAFELKLSWEELQDMLCPPPCVKPSTVAIEDHEFEEYDQPPVFGKKSIFTMRQSGEQEQWAQCDSCLKWRRLPVNVLLPPKWTCQEHTWALSRPSCSGPEDLSPHELESLLKMSKELKKQKIASGLKSAHEHESSDPDGLGNSKAVRGDTSGTSAASIATTTKHPRHRPGCSCIVCIQPPSGKGKHKPTCTCNVCMTVKRRFKTLMMRKKKRQSEREAEIAQRNKFDWVSKEEAEVESYQQLVIPHDSLENHKRLGSESEFLSQSNKQSEKLEEIGKEQLDLNCHPDRENLQQSSSRVSMVSLLQEASLPLQTYLKQNGLTSLVSDQRVSSGSNVLLPQVTRESELQFDEDQCLSHEIQEQEVKEELSETDQAGNDPS encoded by the exons ATGGATTCCAAGGTATGCATGAACCAGCAGTGCACTTCGTCCTCATCCTCGTCTTCAATTGATCTCAAAAGGGGTTGGCCTTTACGATCCGGTGGCTTCGCCACTCTCTGTCACCATTGCGG CATTGCTTATGAACAATTAGTCTTCTGCGACAAGTTCCACTCAAACGACTCTGGTTGGAGGGAATGCACAACGTGTGGTAAG CGTCTTCATTGTGGATGCGTTGCGTCTAGCTCTTGGCTCGAGCTACTTGACAGTGGTGGTGTAAATTGTATTAGCTGCTCGGAAAGTCATGGAATTTGCTCT ACTTTGACTggtgaaaaaaataaagattgcAGAGTATTCTCAGCAGATGATGGCGGGGGAAAGCAATTCACTACTGTGGGCAGTCAGTCAAATGTTGGTATTACTGACAAGATGAAGCTTGTTCAGTTCGGTGATGATGCAGGCAGTAGTGACCAATCACAGTTGTTTCTGTCTCAGACAGATGATAGGATTGAGTCTCTTGGGCagaggaaaatgaaagaaaattttcttacATCAGGAGAATTTGGAAGCCCCTTTTTGTCAGTTTTAAATCAGACATCAGTTGAAGCAGCTCAAAATGCCCAATTAAAtgaatataaggaatatatgcCGATTAAAGATACTCACGGTTCATCAGTTCAAACAAATTTAACTATATCACCTCCTGCTACATCAGGAgataaaaattttttacctgCAGTGGTTGCTGAAGAAAGGCCACTAAACAAGAAGAGTTCTTCCTTTTCGCAGGGGTCTAGATCTCGCCATCTCTTGCCCAAACCTGTAAAATCTATTATGGCTGCAGGCTTGGAGGCAAATGTTAGCTCACTTACCCAGTTAAGGGTGGCAAGACCACCTGTTGAAGGAAGAATTAAGAACCAGTTGCTTCCTCGTTATTGGCCCAGGATAACAGACCAGGAGCTGCGGCAAATATCTGGAGA CTCGAATTCCACTGTCGTTCCTTTGTTTGAAAAGGTTTTGAGCGCCAGCGATGCTGGTCGAATTGGTCGATTGGTTCTTCCAAAAGCATGTGCTGAA GCATATTTTCCACCAATCTCTCAACCAGAAGGCCTTCCTTTGAGGATTCAGGATGTTCAAGGCAAAGAATGGGTGTTTCAATTCagattttggccaaataataACAGCAGAATGTATGTCTTAGAAGGTGTAACCCCTTGCATACAGTCAATGCAATTACAAGCTGGAGATACTG TGACCTTCAGTCGCATGGATCCTGAAGGAAAACTTTTAATGGGTTTCAGGAAGGCTTCACTTATGCAG ACATGTTCGGATTTCCCTTCACAGGATAATAAACATCTGTCTAGCATCCCGAAGGGCTCTTTTTCAAGTGAACCATTCTTTTTGCCTGGTGCTGATAATCTACATTCAGCTAACAGTCAGTCTGCCCTTCTTGACTCGGTTAAAGGAAGCGGGGTTTTTCCTCTGAGTGCATTGTCAAAACATTTCAGTGCTGTGGAGTTTGGCTGGCACATAGCTGAGATGAATGGTGAAAAGACTCTGGATGGCATATTTCCATCACCCATGCTAGTTCCAGAGCGCAAAAGAAGTCGGAATATTGGGTCAAAAAGCAAGAGATTGCTCATTGATAGCCAAGATGCTTTTGAGCTGAAACTTTCATGGGAAGAGTTACAGGACATGCTCTGCCCTCCACCGTGTGTTAAGCCAAGCACTGTTGCAATTGAGGATCATGAATTTGAAGAATATGAT CAACCACCAGTTTTTGGGAAGAAGAGCATTTTCACCATGCGCCAATCAGg GGAGCAGGAGCAATGGGCTCAATGTGATAGTTGCTTAAAATGGAGAAGGCTGCCAGTTAATGTTCTTCTCCCTCCTAAGTGGACATGTCAGGAGCACACCTGGGCTCTAAGCAG GCCATCATGTTCTGGACCAGAGGACCTGAGTCCCCATGAGCTTGAGAGTCTTCTGAAAATGAGCAAGG AACTCAAAAAGCAGAAAATTGCGTCAGGCCTTAAGTCAGCCCATGAGCATGAATCCTCTGATCCAGATGGTCTGGGAAATTCCAAGGCTGTTCGTGGTGATACAAGTGGGACGTCTGCTGCATCAATTGCAACAACTACAAAGCACCCCAGGCATCGTCCTGGCTGCTCTTGCATTGTCTGCATTCAGCCTCCTAGTGGCAAGGGTAAACACAAGCCCACATGTACATGCAATGTCTGCATGACTGTAAAGCGACGCTTTAAGACCCTAATGATGCGCAAAAAGAAGCGTCAATCAGAACGAGAAGCAGAAATCGCACAAAGGAACAAGTTTGATTGGGTTTCCAAGGAAGAAGCAGAAGTTGAGAGCTACCAACAACTGGTTATACCACATGATTCTCTGGAGAATCACAAGAGACTAGGGAGCGAATCTGAATTTCTAAGCCAAAGCAACAAGCAGTCAGAAAAACTCGAGGAAATTGGAAAAGAGCAGTTAGACTTGAATTGTCATCCAGACCGTGAAAATTTGCAGCAGAGTTCATCCCGTGTCAGCATGGTGAGTCTTCTCCAAGAAGCCAGTCTACCTTTGCAAACCTATCTAAAGCAGAATGGTCTTACAAGCTTGGTTTCTGATCAACGAGTGAGTTCAGGGTCTAATGTGCTCCTCCCACAAGTTACTAGAGAGAGTGAGCTACAATTTGATGAGGACCAGTGTCTTTCTCACGAGATACAAGAGCAAGAAGTAAAAGAGGAACTTTCAGAAACAGATCAAGCTGGAAATGATCCTTCATga
- the LOC113691365 gene encoding B3 domain-containing transcription repressor VAL2-like isoform X4, whose protein sequence is MDSKVCMNQQCTSSSSSSSIDLKRGWPLRSGGFATLCHHCGIAYEQLVFCDKFHSNDSGWRECTTCGKRLHCGCVASSSWLELLDSGGVNCISCSESHGICSTLTGEKNKDCRVFSADDGGGKQFTTVGSQSNGSRSRHLLPKPVKSIMAAGLEANVSSLTQLRVARPPVEGRIKNQLLPRYWPRITDQELRQISGDSNSTVVPLFEKVLSASDAGRIGRLVLPKACAEAYFPPISQPEGLPLRIQDVQGKEWVFQFRFWPNNNSRMYVLEGVTPCIQSMQLQAGDTVTFSRMDPEGKLLMGFRKASLMQTCSDFPSQDNKHLSSIPKGSFSSEPFFLPGADNLHSANSQSALLDSVKGSGVFPLSALSKHFSAVEFGWHIAEMNGEKTLDGIFPSPMLVPERKRSRNIGSKSKRLLIDSQDAFELKLSWEELQDMLCPPPCVKPSTVAIEDHEFEEYDQPPVFGKKSIFTMRQSGEQEQWAQCDSCLKWRRLPVNVLLPPKWTCQEHTWALSRPSCSGPEDLSPHELESLLKMSKELKKQKIASGLKSAHEHESSDPDGLGNSKAVRGDTSGTSAASIATTTKHPRHRPGCSCIVCIQPPSGKGKHKPTCTCNVCMTVKRRFKTLMMRKKKRQSEREAEIAQRNKFDWVSKEEAEVESYQQLVIPHDSLENHKRLGSESEFLSQSNKQSEKLEEIGKEQLDLNCHPDRENLQQSSSRVSMVSLLQEASLPLQTYLKQNGLTSLVSDQRVSSGSNVLLPQVTRESELQFDEDQCLSHEIQEQEVKEELSETDQAGNDPS, encoded by the exons ATGGATTCCAAGGTATGCATGAACCAGCAGTGCACTTCGTCCTCATCCTCGTCTTCAATTGATCTCAAAAGGGGTTGGCCTTTACGATCCGGTGGCTTCGCCACTCTCTGTCACCATTGCGG CATTGCTTATGAACAATTAGTCTTCTGCGACAAGTTCCACTCAAACGACTCTGGTTGGAGGGAATGCACAACGTGTGGTAAG CGTCTTCATTGTGGATGCGTTGCGTCTAGCTCTTGGCTCGAGCTACTTGACAGTGGTGGTGTAAATTGTATTAGCTGCTCGGAAAGTCATGGAATTTGCTCT ACTTTGACTggtgaaaaaaataaagattgcAGAGTATTCTCAGCAGATGATGGCGGGGGAAAGCAATTCACTACTGTGGGCAGTCAGTCAAAT GGGTCTAGATCTCGCCATCTCTTGCCCAAACCTGTAAAATCTATTATGGCTGCAGGCTTGGAGGCAAATGTTAGCTCACTTACCCAGTTAAGGGTGGCAAGACCACCTGTTGAAGGAAGAATTAAGAACCAGTTGCTTCCTCGTTATTGGCCCAGGATAACAGACCAGGAGCTGCGGCAAATATCTGGAGA CTCGAATTCCACTGTCGTTCCTTTGTTTGAAAAGGTTTTGAGCGCCAGCGATGCTGGTCGAATTGGTCGATTGGTTCTTCCAAAAGCATGTGCTGAA GCATATTTTCCACCAATCTCTCAACCAGAAGGCCTTCCTTTGAGGATTCAGGATGTTCAAGGCAAAGAATGGGTGTTTCAATTCagattttggccaaataataACAGCAGAATGTATGTCTTAGAAGGTGTAACCCCTTGCATACAGTCAATGCAATTACAAGCTGGAGATACTG TGACCTTCAGTCGCATGGATCCTGAAGGAAAACTTTTAATGGGTTTCAGGAAGGCTTCACTTATGCAG ACATGTTCGGATTTCCCTTCACAGGATAATAAACATCTGTCTAGCATCCCGAAGGGCTCTTTTTCAAGTGAACCATTCTTTTTGCCTGGTGCTGATAATCTACATTCAGCTAACAGTCAGTCTGCCCTTCTTGACTCGGTTAAAGGAAGCGGGGTTTTTCCTCTGAGTGCATTGTCAAAACATTTCAGTGCTGTGGAGTTTGGCTGGCACATAGCTGAGATGAATGGTGAAAAGACTCTGGATGGCATATTTCCATCACCCATGCTAGTTCCAGAGCGCAAAAGAAGTCGGAATATTGGGTCAAAAAGCAAGAGATTGCTCATTGATAGCCAAGATGCTTTTGAGCTGAAACTTTCATGGGAAGAGTTACAGGACATGCTCTGCCCTCCACCGTGTGTTAAGCCAAGCACTGTTGCAATTGAGGATCATGAATTTGAAGAATATGAT CAACCACCAGTTTTTGGGAAGAAGAGCATTTTCACCATGCGCCAATCAGg GGAGCAGGAGCAATGGGCTCAATGTGATAGTTGCTTAAAATGGAGAAGGCTGCCAGTTAATGTTCTTCTCCCTCCTAAGTGGACATGTCAGGAGCACACCTGGGCTCTAAGCAG GCCATCATGTTCTGGACCAGAGGACCTGAGTCCCCATGAGCTTGAGAGTCTTCTGAAAATGAGCAAGG AACTCAAAAAGCAGAAAATTGCGTCAGGCCTTAAGTCAGCCCATGAGCATGAATCCTCTGATCCAGATGGTCTGGGAAATTCCAAGGCTGTTCGTGGTGATACAAGTGGGACGTCTGCTGCATCAATTGCAACAACTACAAAGCACCCCAGGCATCGTCCTGGCTGCTCTTGCATTGTCTGCATTCAGCCTCCTAGTGGCAAGGGTAAACACAAGCCCACATGTACATGCAATGTCTGCATGACTGTAAAGCGACGCTTTAAGACCCTAATGATGCGCAAAAAGAAGCGTCAATCAGAACGAGAAGCAGAAATCGCACAAAGGAACAAGTTTGATTGGGTTTCCAAGGAAGAAGCAGAAGTTGAGAGCTACCAACAACTGGTTATACCACATGATTCTCTGGAGAATCACAAGAGACTAGGGAGCGAATCTGAATTTCTAAGCCAAAGCAACAAGCAGTCAGAAAAACTCGAGGAAATTGGAAAAGAGCAGTTAGACTTGAATTGTCATCCAGACCGTGAAAATTTGCAGCAGAGTTCATCCCGTGTCAGCATGGTGAGTCTTCTCCAAGAAGCCAGTCTACCTTTGCAAACCTATCTAAAGCAGAATGGTCTTACAAGCTTGGTTTCTGATCAACGAGTGAGTTCAGGGTCTAATGTGCTCCTCCCACAAGTTACTAGAGAGAGTGAGCTACAATTTGATGAGGACCAGTGTCTTTCTCACGAGATACAAGAGCAAGAAGTAAAAGAGGAACTTTCAGAAACAGATCAAGCTGGAAATGATCCTTCATga
- the LOC113691365 gene encoding B3 domain-containing transcription repressor VAL2-like isoform X3, which translates to MDSKVCMNQQCTSSSSSSSIDLKRGWPLRSGGFATLCHHCGIAYEQLVFCDKFHSNDSGWRECTTCGKTLTGEKNKDCRVFSADDGGGKQFTTVGSQSNVGITDKMKLVQFGDDAGSSDQSQLFLSQTDDRIESLGQRKMKENFLTSGEFGSPFLSVLNQTSVEAAQNAQLNEYKEYMPIKDTHGSSVQTNLTISPPATSGDKNFLPAVVAEERPLNKKSSSFSQGSRSRHLLPKPVKSIMAAGLEANVSSLTQLRVARPPVEGRIKNQLLPRYWPRITDQELRQISGDSNSTVVPLFEKVLSASDAGRIGRLVLPKACAEAYFPPISQPEGLPLRIQDVQGKEWVFQFRFWPNNNSRMYVLEGVTPCIQSMQLQAGDTVTFSRMDPEGKLLMGFRKASLMQTCSDFPSQDNKHLSSIPKGSFSSEPFFLPGADNLHSANSQSALLDSVKGSGVFPLSALSKHFSAVEFGWHIAEMNGEKTLDGIFPSPMLVPERKRSRNIGSKSKRLLIDSQDAFELKLSWEELQDMLCPPPCVKPSTVAIEDHEFEEYDQPPVFGKKSIFTMRQSGEQEQWAQCDSCLKWRRLPVNVLLPPKWTCQEHTWALSRPSCSGPEDLSPHELESLLKMSKELKKQKIASGLKSAHEHESSDPDGLGNSKAVRGDTSGTSAASIATTTKHPRHRPGCSCIVCIQPPSGKGKHKPTCTCNVCMTVKRRFKTLMMRKKKRQSEREAEIAQRNKFDWVSKEEAEVESYQQLVIPHDSLENHKRLGSESEFLSQSNKQSEKLEEIGKEQLDLNCHPDRENLQQSSSRVSMVSLLQEASLPLQTYLKQNGLTSLVSDQRVSSGSNVLLPQVTRESELQFDEDQCLSHEIQEQEVKEELSETDQAGNDPS; encoded by the exons ATGGATTCCAAGGTATGCATGAACCAGCAGTGCACTTCGTCCTCATCCTCGTCTTCAATTGATCTCAAAAGGGGTTGGCCTTTACGATCCGGTGGCTTCGCCACTCTCTGTCACCATTGCGG CATTGCTTATGAACAATTAGTCTTCTGCGACAAGTTCCACTCAAACGACTCTGGTTGGAGGGAATGCACAACGTGTGGTAAG ACTTTGACTggtgaaaaaaataaagattgcAGAGTATTCTCAGCAGATGATGGCGGGGGAAAGCAATTCACTACTGTGGGCAGTCAGTCAAATGTTGGTATTACTGACAAGATGAAGCTTGTTCAGTTCGGTGATGATGCAGGCAGTAGTGACCAATCACAGTTGTTTCTGTCTCAGACAGATGATAGGATTGAGTCTCTTGGGCagaggaaaatgaaagaaaattttcttacATCAGGAGAATTTGGAAGCCCCTTTTTGTCAGTTTTAAATCAGACATCAGTTGAAGCAGCTCAAAATGCCCAATTAAAtgaatataaggaatatatgcCGATTAAAGATACTCACGGTTCATCAGTTCAAACAAATTTAACTATATCACCTCCTGCTACATCAGGAgataaaaattttttacctgCAGTGGTTGCTGAAGAAAGGCCACTAAACAAGAAGAGTTCTTCCTTTTCGCAGGGGTCTAGATCTCGCCATCTCTTGCCCAAACCTGTAAAATCTATTATGGCTGCAGGCTTGGAGGCAAATGTTAGCTCACTTACCCAGTTAAGGGTGGCAAGACCACCTGTTGAAGGAAGAATTAAGAACCAGTTGCTTCCTCGTTATTGGCCCAGGATAACAGACCAGGAGCTGCGGCAAATATCTGGAGA CTCGAATTCCACTGTCGTTCCTTTGTTTGAAAAGGTTTTGAGCGCCAGCGATGCTGGTCGAATTGGTCGATTGGTTCTTCCAAAAGCATGTGCTGAA GCATATTTTCCACCAATCTCTCAACCAGAAGGCCTTCCTTTGAGGATTCAGGATGTTCAAGGCAAAGAATGGGTGTTTCAATTCagattttggccaaataataACAGCAGAATGTATGTCTTAGAAGGTGTAACCCCTTGCATACAGTCAATGCAATTACAAGCTGGAGATACTG TGACCTTCAGTCGCATGGATCCTGAAGGAAAACTTTTAATGGGTTTCAGGAAGGCTTCACTTATGCAG ACATGTTCGGATTTCCCTTCACAGGATAATAAACATCTGTCTAGCATCCCGAAGGGCTCTTTTTCAAGTGAACCATTCTTTTTGCCTGGTGCTGATAATCTACATTCAGCTAACAGTCAGTCTGCCCTTCTTGACTCGGTTAAAGGAAGCGGGGTTTTTCCTCTGAGTGCATTGTCAAAACATTTCAGTGCTGTGGAGTTTGGCTGGCACATAGCTGAGATGAATGGTGAAAAGACTCTGGATGGCATATTTCCATCACCCATGCTAGTTCCAGAGCGCAAAAGAAGTCGGAATATTGGGTCAAAAAGCAAGAGATTGCTCATTGATAGCCAAGATGCTTTTGAGCTGAAACTTTCATGGGAAGAGTTACAGGACATGCTCTGCCCTCCACCGTGTGTTAAGCCAAGCACTGTTGCAATTGAGGATCATGAATTTGAAGAATATGAT CAACCACCAGTTTTTGGGAAGAAGAGCATTTTCACCATGCGCCAATCAGg GGAGCAGGAGCAATGGGCTCAATGTGATAGTTGCTTAAAATGGAGAAGGCTGCCAGTTAATGTTCTTCTCCCTCCTAAGTGGACATGTCAGGAGCACACCTGGGCTCTAAGCAG GCCATCATGTTCTGGACCAGAGGACCTGAGTCCCCATGAGCTTGAGAGTCTTCTGAAAATGAGCAAGG AACTCAAAAAGCAGAAAATTGCGTCAGGCCTTAAGTCAGCCCATGAGCATGAATCCTCTGATCCAGATGGTCTGGGAAATTCCAAGGCTGTTCGTGGTGATACAAGTGGGACGTCTGCTGCATCAATTGCAACAACTACAAAGCACCCCAGGCATCGTCCTGGCTGCTCTTGCATTGTCTGCATTCAGCCTCCTAGTGGCAAGGGTAAACACAAGCCCACATGTACATGCAATGTCTGCATGACTGTAAAGCGACGCTTTAAGACCCTAATGATGCGCAAAAAGAAGCGTCAATCAGAACGAGAAGCAGAAATCGCACAAAGGAACAAGTTTGATTGGGTTTCCAAGGAAGAAGCAGAAGTTGAGAGCTACCAACAACTGGTTATACCACATGATTCTCTGGAGAATCACAAGAGACTAGGGAGCGAATCTGAATTTCTAAGCCAAAGCAACAAGCAGTCAGAAAAACTCGAGGAAATTGGAAAAGAGCAGTTAGACTTGAATTGTCATCCAGACCGTGAAAATTTGCAGCAGAGTTCATCCCGTGTCAGCATGGTGAGTCTTCTCCAAGAAGCCAGTCTACCTTTGCAAACCTATCTAAAGCAGAATGGTCTTACAAGCTTGGTTTCTGATCAACGAGTGAGTTCAGGGTCTAATGTGCTCCTCCCACAAGTTACTAGAGAGAGTGAGCTACAATTTGATGAGGACCAGTGTCTTTCTCACGAGATACAAGAGCAAGAAGTAAAAGAGGAACTTTCAGAAACAGATCAAGCTGGAAATGATCCTTCATga
- the LOC113691365 gene encoding B3 domain-containing transcription repressor VAL2-like isoform X2 gives MDSKVCMNQQCTSSSSSSSIDLKRGWPLRSGGFATLCHHCGIAYEQLVFCDKFHSNDSGWRECTTCGKRLHCGCVASSSWLELLDSGGVNCISCSESHGICSTLTGEKNKDCRVFSADDGGGKQFTTVGSQSNVGITDKMKLVQFGDDAGSSDQSQLFLSQTDDRIESLGQRKMKENFLTSGEFGSPFLSVLNQTSVEAAQNAQLNEYKEYMPIKDTHGSSVQTNLTISPPATSGDKNFLPAVVAEERPLNKKSSSFSQGSRSRHLLPKPVKSIMAAGLEANVSSLTQLRVARPPVEGRIKNQLLPRYWPRITDQELRQISGDSNSTVVPLFEKVLSASDAGRIGRLVLPKACAEAYFPPISQPEGLPLRIQDVQGKEWVFQFRFWPNNNSRMYVLEGVTPCIQSMQLQAGDTVTFSRMDPEGKLLMGFRKASLMQDNKHLSSIPKGSFSSEPFFLPGADNLHSANSQSALLDSVKGSGVFPLSALSKHFSAVEFGWHIAEMNGEKTLDGIFPSPMLVPERKRSRNIGSKSKRLLIDSQDAFELKLSWEELQDMLCPPPCVKPSTVAIEDHEFEEYDQPPVFGKKSIFTMRQSGEQEQWAQCDSCLKWRRLPVNVLLPPKWTCQEHTWALSRPSCSGPEDLSPHELESLLKMSKELKKQKIASGLKSAHEHESSDPDGLGNSKAVRGDTSGTSAASIATTTKHPRHRPGCSCIVCIQPPSGKGKHKPTCTCNVCMTVKRRFKTLMMRKKKRQSEREAEIAQRNKFDWVSKEEAEVESYQQLVIPHDSLENHKRLGSESEFLSQSNKQSEKLEEIGKEQLDLNCHPDRENLQQSSSRVSMVSLLQEASLPLQTYLKQNGLTSLVSDQRVSSGSNVLLPQVTRESELQFDEDQCLSHEIQEQEVKEELSETDQAGNDPS, from the exons ATGGATTCCAAGGTATGCATGAACCAGCAGTGCACTTCGTCCTCATCCTCGTCTTCAATTGATCTCAAAAGGGGTTGGCCTTTACGATCCGGTGGCTTCGCCACTCTCTGTCACCATTGCGG CATTGCTTATGAACAATTAGTCTTCTGCGACAAGTTCCACTCAAACGACTCTGGTTGGAGGGAATGCACAACGTGTGGTAAG CGTCTTCATTGTGGATGCGTTGCGTCTAGCTCTTGGCTCGAGCTACTTGACAGTGGTGGTGTAAATTGTATTAGCTGCTCGGAAAGTCATGGAATTTGCTCT ACTTTGACTggtgaaaaaaataaagattgcAGAGTATTCTCAGCAGATGATGGCGGGGGAAAGCAATTCACTACTGTGGGCAGTCAGTCAAATGTTGGTATTACTGACAAGATGAAGCTTGTTCAGTTCGGTGATGATGCAGGCAGTAGTGACCAATCACAGTTGTTTCTGTCTCAGACAGATGATAGGATTGAGTCTCTTGGGCagaggaaaatgaaagaaaattttcttacATCAGGAGAATTTGGAAGCCCCTTTTTGTCAGTTTTAAATCAGACATCAGTTGAAGCAGCTCAAAATGCCCAATTAAAtgaatataaggaatatatgcCGATTAAAGATACTCACGGTTCATCAGTTCAAACAAATTTAACTATATCACCTCCTGCTACATCAGGAgataaaaattttttacctgCAGTGGTTGCTGAAGAAAGGCCACTAAACAAGAAGAGTTCTTCCTTTTCGCAGGGGTCTAGATCTCGCCATCTCTTGCCCAAACCTGTAAAATCTATTATGGCTGCAGGCTTGGAGGCAAATGTTAGCTCACTTACCCAGTTAAGGGTGGCAAGACCACCTGTTGAAGGAAGAATTAAGAACCAGTTGCTTCCTCGTTATTGGCCCAGGATAACAGACCAGGAGCTGCGGCAAATATCTGGAGA CTCGAATTCCACTGTCGTTCCTTTGTTTGAAAAGGTTTTGAGCGCCAGCGATGCTGGTCGAATTGGTCGATTGGTTCTTCCAAAAGCATGTGCTGAA GCATATTTTCCACCAATCTCTCAACCAGAAGGCCTTCCTTTGAGGATTCAGGATGTTCAAGGCAAAGAATGGGTGTTTCAATTCagattttggccaaataataACAGCAGAATGTATGTCTTAGAAGGTGTAACCCCTTGCATACAGTCAATGCAATTACAAGCTGGAGATACTG TGACCTTCAGTCGCATGGATCCTGAAGGAAAACTTTTAATGGGTTTCAGGAAGGCTTCACTTATGCAG GATAATAAACATCTGTCTAGCATCCCGAAGGGCTCTTTTTCAAGTGAACCATTCTTTTTGCCTGGTGCTGATAATCTACATTCAGCTAACAGTCAGTCTGCCCTTCTTGACTCGGTTAAAGGAAGCGGGGTTTTTCCTCTGAGTGCATTGTCAAAACATTTCAGTGCTGTGGAGTTTGGCTGGCACATAGCTGAGATGAATGGTGAAAAGACTCTGGATGGCATATTTCCATCACCCATGCTAGTTCCAGAGCGCAAAAGAAGTCGGAATATTGGGTCAAAAAGCAAGAGATTGCTCATTGATAGCCAAGATGCTTTTGAGCTGAAACTTTCATGGGAAGAGTTACAGGACATGCTCTGCCCTCCACCGTGTGTTAAGCCAAGCACTGTTGCAATTGAGGATCATGAATTTGAAGAATATGAT CAACCACCAGTTTTTGGGAAGAAGAGCATTTTCACCATGCGCCAATCAGg GGAGCAGGAGCAATGGGCTCAATGTGATAGTTGCTTAAAATGGAGAAGGCTGCCAGTTAATGTTCTTCTCCCTCCTAAGTGGACATGTCAGGAGCACACCTGGGCTCTAAGCAG GCCATCATGTTCTGGACCAGAGGACCTGAGTCCCCATGAGCTTGAGAGTCTTCTGAAAATGAGCAAGG AACTCAAAAAGCAGAAAATTGCGTCAGGCCTTAAGTCAGCCCATGAGCATGAATCCTCTGATCCAGATGGTCTGGGAAATTCCAAGGCTGTTCGTGGTGATACAAGTGGGACGTCTGCTGCATCAATTGCAACAACTACAAAGCACCCCAGGCATCGTCCTGGCTGCTCTTGCATTGTCTGCATTCAGCCTCCTAGTGGCAAGGGTAAACACAAGCCCACATGTACATGCAATGTCTGCATGACTGTAAAGCGACGCTTTAAGACCCTAATGATGCGCAAAAAGAAGCGTCAATCAGAACGAGAAGCAGAAATCGCACAAAGGAACAAGTTTGATTGGGTTTCCAAGGAAGAAGCAGAAGTTGAGAGCTACCAACAACTGGTTATACCACATGATTCTCTGGAGAATCACAAGAGACTAGGGAGCGAATCTGAATTTCTAAGCCAAAGCAACAAGCAGTCAGAAAAACTCGAGGAAATTGGAAAAGAGCAGTTAGACTTGAATTGTCATCCAGACCGTGAAAATTTGCAGCAGAGTTCATCCCGTGTCAGCATGGTGAGTCTTCTCCAAGAAGCCAGTCTACCTTTGCAAACCTATCTAAAGCAGAATGGTCTTACAAGCTTGGTTTCTGATCAACGAGTGAGTTCAGGGTCTAATGTGCTCCTCCCACAAGTTACTAGAGAGAGTGAGCTACAATTTGATGAGGACCAGTGTCTTTCTCACGAGATACAAGAGCAAGAAGTAAAAGAGGAACTTTCAGAAACAGATCAAGCTGGAAATGATCCTTCATga